From Rhopalosiphum padi isolate XX-2018 chromosome 2, ASM2088224v1, whole genome shotgun sequence:
tagtatctatatccgtggtgGGGGACACGAAGCAATGCGTGATATcggacctaacctaacctaaccttgatGGCTTGATCGGCGCGCAATCTTTTCTTGCTATGCACAGTGTAGTGAACACGAGCGAAACGGTATCTACGTTTCTTTTTTGaaggatattaaaataaataaatatattcttaaattgtattttttaaagaacgtattttaaatattaaaatcaaacttaacttaaagtataggtactttaaatgtATTTCTCCATGGTTAGCGGGTAGTGGAATTTAGGTTAAGAGAGTACCTAACAAACGTTTGCAAAggaatataaaacttaaaatgatGTCTATAATTCATACACGTCATCAAGCAGAGTTCGAGCTACGCCTGAAACTTATTCAACCGGCTTTGGATCGCGTTAAGTTAATGCTGCGTCATGGTCAAAAGCAGAAGAGACTGGTAAATAGTCAGATTTACGTGTCCGGAGAATGCGCGGCATGGCTAGTCGGTCGCGCCGAAAGATTTAATGTCATTGACATTTTTGCCATGGGATATACACTAGACGATTTTACTTTCCCTTCCAACGAGACAAACGAAGAGATGACGGAATTCTATACCGCCAATTTTACACAGGCAATCGATTTCTATACAGATGGTACTGATTCCAAACCGCCTATAAAGGTAATATtctcgaattttgattttacgGTGGTATCAGTTTTTATCAACCTATTCGACACCGGATTAATTTTTACCAATGATTGTCTGTGTAATTACTGGAGGTGCACGGTGACTAATGACGGCTGCCTGATACATGGTGAGGTTGACTATCCACAATTGTTTGATATGTCATacgataaaaaaacattaatggcTTTTCCAAAGTTAAGGCCTGAAATTCGAAACTTTTTTCATGGAAATATCCGCAGTCGTGAGGAGTATATTGCCAAAATGTCTGTTGAACCCGGTCGTAGGAATAAGTATTCTATGAGCTTGTTTCCTAACACATTGACTACTACTAAACCTCGCGACTTGGCCATGTCATTTtgtgattataaaatgtattgtcgGTACTGTCAGCGTCGCCATAACTTGGCAGtcaagtatataaatttatggaGACATAAGACATATGCAATGCCACACGGTTATGGCTATAAAGCAGCTTTAGCGCGTTTTAAAACACAGAAAACCATGGATAGTTACGATAATGTCTGCATTGTCAATCTCTgtacatgtaaaaatatacaatcagCATCATTATGAGTATTTTCAGCCATTTTGAAGAAAACCAGACCATCAGTGTTCAGGgatatataaatttagatttcTGTCTGATATCAATTTGTATTGACGGTTTTTAAACTAGATTTTTATCAATCTTACAGAATACAAGACGAAATATAAGATAAGGTAAACTATATTCCTATATCCTATTATACAAAAGATCGATAGagtggtaggtaggtacttgagATGGTGCATTTAAACATGATTTATCCATATTGAGCAAACGTTAGTTTGACTAAAATGCTTCtaaaaactatgtattatataaacaattatttttaattttaattgataggtaataataaaaacttaaattttactttaatttaaatgagtTAGGataaaaactatgttttaatctttgcactattataatagtatatagcaCTATTTTTTGTtggttaaaatcaaaatttggatttaaaacaacaacattgaaaatatattgcttAATAAAGTATCAAACTAATTACTTAAGaagaaaaccataaaaaaacaGCATTTTTTAACCTATAACAGGAACatcataattcatttttttacttgGTTAAGAACTTAATACAAACTTCTTGAGATTTCcattgtaaatacaataataaaaacaatacttaattttcaacgtttttaatttttgataattgtgAACGTAATATCagaattatttcaaaacaatttaaaacttaataactgTTGTTATATTTTTCGTAATACCTATAGATACTAATACTTTtacaataggtacctaactaaaattaattaattggttgattgcttttttaatttataaattaagactTATTAGATATAGTcagtagtttattttataataagtttttgtaAATGGCAGTTCAAAGGTAGAATTAGATATTTTGTGTCATAGATTTCATAGGTAGTATGACTGTTAGAGGGAGCAATAAGCTATgactaaaatatgtaattcattTCAAAATGTGCAAAAGTTCTCACCtagccaaaaaaaaattaatattaaaagtactagtgttataagtattatacacatgttaaaaacgttttatttctTCTGATTTATATTCTTTGTAAGTTCCtaaatgtgaataatatataatgatgtatttgCCAAATTGcctaataattgtttatacccAGTAATTTATCTTATGTTATACCATCCAAACTATCTTATGTTCAATTAGATATTAGGGAATTAGGTTTTGACACAGCTATCAGCTCATTTGGAATGTTTCTGAATTTCTGATTATCATAGATTTGTTTATTAAAGGTATGTTCAGAAtaagataaatcattgtatatgttaaaaaacaactttgtatgtcaatttatattattattaatagtagttattttatatttttatttttcaatgataataatggttatgtaaaattatacaagtaaCAAAAATGTGAATTGAAATATGCTAAGCCCCTTCTCCAAATTGTGCCtatgatataattatgattatgtagtttgtaatatatttctatattacagtataatatttgtatttattagttaattttttttataacttaaattggtaattatttttatttctttaaaaatatgttacataataattgttaaactattatgcttatatttgtatgattgtttatgttttgtgtaaaaatacctactaaatactTTTATTCTAGTGTTCAACTCGAAATTCCTATTACCAATTTTTCGTAATATACTAATTTAGattttgtttctaaaatattatactataataataatagttttgacttatgagaatttataaataaggttTCCCCAAAACACAAGCAAATAACAGAATGACTGAAACCCATCTGCTCCTCTCTACCATGGCATACGGAACACGGACCACCACTGgttatattggtttttatctTGAatctattattagttttaatttcaagttgtaataacaataatataatattgtaatataagtataaatataagattggtattaatgttattacttattatattattataacttataagagctgataataaactattaaaggCTTCTCTCATCGatcgtaatatttaatttacaaatactaTTTTCTCATAATGACATTTTGTATGCAACTTGCAAGCAGACAACAGCTAGCGTTCTACGTTACTTTctgttattaagtaataatattatttaacttattatagttttaattatatattatatattaattattaataaaaataacattataatatgcaatttattgaactaaaaaaaaagtattagttaagtattttgaatacttttaaaaagtatttctatttatattcaaatacttttataatgacttatttgaatacgtattttaaatacaaatgacaccaagtatttaaatatgtattctgAATACATTTGAAAAGTATTCTTAACAAGActgattatacattatacacgaataaattaataataaatgaatagagttaataaatgtatataatatgttcaaatgtTCAATTACCATctaatgtttatgaaataatatacatttattgtattgtaatttgtaaatcgtTGTATTAATCAGTTGGCCCCCACACAAACATGTTCAGTGTTCATGTTTCATtatcttgaaaaataaataaaaaaaattcaaagttttttaatatacctatactactgCTTACTtattaagctttaattaaaatgtttatcttttttttgtttagaaataacaaactatttgatttttttttttattgatttatttcaaagcctctttttaaaactatgatagcttaatagttacataattaataaaagaaaaagaacaaaacaaaattaagattaataacAGATTACATGTTTACAtcttatatactataatgtctATACTATGAAGCCAGCCTCCAGTATAAaggtaattatcattttaatagctGTTTCAGATTTGGTGTTTAAAATTGAGTAAAGATTGAGAGGAATATCAAGAGATTTAAGAGTGTTGAATAGAATTTGTCGTTTAAGCTGGAAGGCAGgacagttaaataaaatataaaggagGTCGCAGATATACTCATTTGAATGAAGTGTACAAAGAGGGGAGTCATTTAGACCAAGTTTGTAAGAGTGACTAGGTAATAAGGAATGTCCTATATGTAAATGATTAAATTGGACTATATGTGATCTTTGTAAATTAAGGTTGTTAAACCAAGTTTTTTTAATGATGTGTCAGGTGTTGTATGTCTATATCTCGAAGCGAACTTAGCCGGTAAGTTATACCAATAGGAAGACCATAGACTAGATAGGTAGCGTTTTAAAAAAGGGATGAAGTCAGACTGTGGTAGATGTGTAAAAGAGGGACAATTTAGATGGGAGGTGGATTTAGCCAAATTATCAGCGATCTCGTTACCACATATTCCAATGTGACTGGGGAACCAAAGGAAGTGAATAATGTAGTTTGATTGATTGAGGTTGAAAACAAGAGATTTAATATGAAGAACAAAAGGGGAAAGGTGAGTTGAaactatttgatttataaaataatatcaatcataCAACTGTATTGAATTGAGATGTGTAATACAACTGATTCTCTTTAAACACATGGTGGATTTATggtttctattaaaaaataatatatattttttttatctttatcaagataattaaattgttacatagatatttaaaaaagtttttcataaatattggtGGTACAATCAACAtgaagtaggtatttatttagctttattaatttaaagaaaatatattctcTCAGTTTCAATTCTCTTGACAATTAATAatgaatctattattattatattatttttatcatgattttcacttatattttgttaaaattacaatattagttttaaattgaaaaattgttttttttataaaaattaactatttcaaaaaaaattaatttcatgaaattttagaacactaaattgaaaaaaaaaacataacattttaacattatgtaacatttatttaggtacttgcTTATACTTGTGTTTATGCTTATCTATACAACTAGaaagatatataaatatgttaatttttttttattg
This genomic window contains:
- the LOC132923422 gene encoding uncharacterized protein LOC132923422, which translates into the protein MMSIIHTRHQAEFELRLKLIQPALDRVKLMLRHGQKQKRLVNSQIYVSGECAAWLVGRAERFNVIDIFAMGYTLDDFTFPSNETNEEMTEFYTANFTQAIDFYTDGTDSKPPIKVIFSNFDFTVVSVFINLFDTGLIFTNDCLCNYWRCTVTNDGCLIHGEVDYPQLFDMSYDKKTLMAFPKLRPEIRNFFHGNIRSREEYIAKMSVEPGRRNKYSMSLFPNTLTTTKPRDLAMSFCDYKMYCRYCQRRHNLAVKYINLWRHKTYAMPHGYGYKAALARFKTQKTMDSYDNVCIVNLCTCKNIQSASL